The following nucleotide sequence is from Scyliorhinus torazame isolate Kashiwa2021f chromosome 4, sScyTor2.1, whole genome shotgun sequence.
gacccatccccaccagtactgtaccccagtgttatacagtgacagacccgttcccaccgatactgtaccccagtgttatacagtgacagaccggtccccaccagtactgtatcccagtgttatacagtgacagacccgtccccaccagtactgtaccccagtgttatacagtgacagacccgtccccaccagtactgtaccccagtgttatacagtgacagaccctcccccaccagtactgtaccccagtgttatacagtgacagacccgtccccaccagtactgtacctgagtgttatacagtgacagacccgtccccaccagtactgtaccccagtgttatacagtaacagacccgtccccaccagtactgtaccccagtgttatacagtgacccacccatccccaccagtactgtaccccagtgttatacagtgacagacccgtccccaccagtactgtacccagtgttatacagtgacagacccgtccccaccagtactgtaccccagtgttatacagtgacagacccgtccccaccagtactgtgccccagtgttatacagtgacagacccgtccccaccagtactgtaccccagtgttatacagtgacagacccgtccccaccagtactataccccagtgttatacagtgacaaacctgtccccaccagtactgtaccccagtgttatacagtgacagacccgtccccaccagtactgtaccccagtgttatacagtgacagacccgtccccaccagtactgtaccccagtgttatacagtgacagacccgtccccaccagtactgtacctgagtgttatacagtgacagacccgtccccaccagtactgtaccccagtgttatacagtaacagacccgtccccaccagtactgtaccccagtgttatacagtgacccacccatccccaccagtactgtaccccagtgttatacagtgacagacccgtccccaccagtactgtaccccagcgttatacagtgacagaccctcccccaccagtactgtaccccagtgttatacagtgacagaccctcccccaccagtactgtaccccagtgttatacagagagagacccgtccccaccagtactgtaccccagtgttatacagtgacagaccctcccccaccagtactgtaccccagtgttatacagagagagacccgtccccaccagtactgtaccccagtgttatacagtgacagacccgtccccaccagtactgtaccccagtgttatacagtgacagacccatccccaccagtactgtaccccagtgttatacagagagagacccgtccccaccagtactgtaccccagtgttatacagtgacagacccagccccaccaggactgtaccccagtgttatacagtgacagtcccgtccccaccagtactgtaccccagtgttatagtgacagaccctccccaccagtactgtacctcagtgttatacagtgacagacccgtccccaccagtactgtaccccagtgttatacagtgacagacccatccccaccagtactgtaccccagtgttgtacactgacagacccatccccaccagtactgtaccccagtgttatacagtgacagtcccgtccccaccagtactgtaccccagtgttatagtgacagaccctccccaccagtactgtacctcagtgttatacagtgacagacccgtccccaccagtactgtaccccagtgttatacagtgacagacccatccccaccagtactgtaccccagtgttgtacactgacagacccatccccaccagtactgtaccccagtgttatgcagtgacagacccgtccccaccagtactgtacccgtgttatacagtgacagacccgtccccaccagtactgtaccccagtgttatacagtgacagacccgtccccaccagtactgtaccccagtgttatacagtgacagccccgtccccaccagtactgtatcccagtgtcatacagtgacagacccgtccccaccagtactgtaccccagtgttatacagtgacagccccgtccccaccagtactgtaccccagtgttatacagtgacagaccagtccccaccagtactgaaccccagtgttatacagtgacagacccatccccaccagtactgtaccccagtgtcatacagtgacagacccgtccccaccagtactgtaccccagtgtcatacagtgacagacccgtccccaccagtactgtaccccagtgttatacagtgacagacccgtccctaccagtactgtaccccagtgttatacagtgacagacccgtccccaccagtactgtacctcagtgttatacagtgacagacacgtccccaccagtacagtaccccagtgttatatagtgacagacccgtccccaccagtactgtaccccagtgttgtacactgacagacccatccccaccagtactgtaccccagtgttatgcagtgacagacccgtccccaccagtactgtacccgtgttatacagtgacagacccatacccaccagtactgtaccccagtgttatacagtgacagacccattcccaccagtactgtaccccagtgttatagtgacagaccctccccaccagtactgtaccccagtgttatacagtgacagacccgcccccaccagtactgtacccagtgttatacagtgacagacccgcccccaccagtactgtaccccagtgttatacagtgacagacccatccccaccagtactgtactccagtgttatacagtgacagacccgtccccacaagtactgtaccccagtgttatagtgacagaccctccccagcattactgtaccccagtgttatccagtgtcagacccgtccccaccagtactgtaccccagtgttatacagtgacagaccaatccccaccagtactgtaccccagtgttatacagtgacagacccgttcccaccggtactgtaccccagtgttatacagtgagagacctgtccccaccagtactgtatcccagtgtcatacagtgacagacccgtccccaccagtactgtaccccagtgttgtacactgacagacccatccccaccagtactgtaccccagtgttatgcagtgacagacccgtccccaccagtactgtacccgtgttatacagtgacagacccatccccaccagtactgtaccccagtgttatacagtgacagacccgttcccaccgatactgtaccccagtgttatacagtgacagaccggtccccaccagtactgtatcccagtgttatacagtgacagacccgtccccaccagtactgtaccccagtgttatacagtgacagacccgtccccaccagtactgtaccccagtgttatacagtgacagaccctcccccaccagtactgtaccccagtgttatacagtgacagacccgtccccaccagtactgtacctgagtgttatacagtgacagacccgtccccaccagtactgtaccccagtgttatacagtaacagacccgtccccaccagtactgtaccccagtgttatacagtgacccacccatccccaccagtactgtaccccagtgttatacagtgacagacccgtccccaccagtactgtacccagtgttatacagtgacagacccgtccccaccagtactgtaccccagtgttatacagtgacagacccgtccccaccagtactgtgccccagtgttatacagtgacagacccgtccccaccagtactgtaccccagtgttatacagtgacagacccgtccccaccagtactataccccagtgttatacagtgacaaacctgtccccaccagtactgtaccccagtgttatacagtgacagacccgtccccaccagtactgtaccccagtgttatacagtgacagacccgtccccaccagtactgtaccccagtgttatacagtgacagacccgtccccaccagtactgtacctgagtgttatacagtgacagacccgtccccaccagtactgtaccccagtgttatacagtaacagacccgtccccaccagtactgtaccccagtgttatacagtgacccacccatccccaccagtactgtaccccagtgttatacagtgacagacccgtccccaccagtactgtaccccagcgttatacagtgacagaccctcccccaccagtactgtaccccagtgttatacagtgacagaccctcccccaccagtactgtaccccagtgttatacagagagagacccgtccccaccagtactgtaccccagtgttatacagtgacagaccctcccccaccagtactgtaccccagtgttatacagagagagacccgtccccaccagtactgtaccccagtgttatacagtgacagacccgtccccaccagtactgtaccccagtgttatacagtgacagacccatccccaccagtactgtaccccagtgttatacagagagagacccgtccccaccagtactgtaccccagtgttatacagtgacagacccagccccaccaggactgtaccccagtgttatacagtgacagtcccgtccccaccagtactgtaccccagtgttatagtgacagaccctccccaccagtactgtacctcagtgttatacagtgacagacccgtccccaccagtactgtacctgagtgttatacagtgacagacccgtccccaccagtactgtaccccagtgttatacagtaacagacccgtccccaccagtactgtaccccagtgttatacagtgacccacccatccccaccagtactgtaccccagtgttatacagtgacagacccgtccccaccagtactgtaccccagcgttatacagtgacagaccctcccccaccagtactgtaccccagtgttatacagtgacagaccctcccccaccagtactgtaccccagtgttatacagagagagacccgtccccaccagtactgtaccccagtgttatacagtgacagaccctcccccaccagtactgtaccccagtgttatacagagagagacccgtccccaccagtactgtaccccagtgttatacagtgacagacccgtccccaccagtactgtaccccagtgttatacagtgacagacccatccccaccagtactgtaccccagtgttatacagagagagacccgtccccaccagtactgtaccccagtgttatacagtgacagaccctcccccaccagtactgtaccccagtgttatatagggaCTAAAATCTTTCCCCATCACCGGTGTTCCTCACTGTTCTGCAATGCCAGTTTGAGTGGAGTTCTCGCTCTGATCTGCCAGCTGTTGACTCTCTTGCTCATGTTTTTCAGAATGTTTTCATTGAAGGGGACTTTCATCCTGCTGTTGCTGTTCTTCAGCAGCTTCTTTGGCAGTATCTTCATGCTGGCTCCCTTCCTTCCCGTGATGCTGCTCTCTCCGTCCTGCTACCGCTGGATTACTGACCGCATCGTTGCCGTCTGGCTCACCCTCCCCGTTGTAAGTGTGCGTGTTTGCGTTAACTGCCCTGAATCTGGTGACTGTTTCCAAAGACCTATCCCCTGCTTGCTGCTGAGAATGTTCCTCAACAATCTGAACCCTGTTGTGTTTTTGccttggtctctctgtcaggccctCTTGGAGatggtgctgggagtgagggtggtcgtCACTGGTGATGGCTTCATTCCTGGTGAGCGCACCGTGATTATCATGAACCATCGAACTCGCTTGGATTGGATGTATCTGTGGAACTGCCTGCTCAGATACAGCTACCTCAGAATGGAGAAGATCTGCCTGAAGTCATCCCTCAAATCCATTCCAGGCTTTGGTTAGTGCACCTGACCAATATAACACTaatcgcgtgctgtacctgtcctgagagtgtttatttaaacagtgcaggGAGAACTTTACTCTCtttttaaccctgtgctgtccctacaGAGAAAATTGAAGCacgaggatgccattcggcccttcgagcctgc
It contains:
- the LOC140411536 gene encoding lysocardiolipin acyltransferase 1-like; this encodes MFSLKGTFILLLLFFSSFFGSIFMLAPFLPVMLLSPSCYRWITDRIVAVWLTLPVALLEMVLGVRVVVTGDGFIPGERTVIIMNHRTRLDWMYLWNCLLRYSYLRMEKICLKSSLKSIPGFGWAMQVAAFIFVRRNWEEDQEYLSLMLEYLCDIKHPLQLLMFPEGTDLTALRVLNVVTFQLEQ